From the Panthera leo isolate Ple1 chromosome C1, P.leo_Ple1_pat1.1, whole genome shotgun sequence genome, one window contains:
- the MTF2 gene encoding metal-response element-binding transcription factor 2 isoform X2, with amino-acid sequence MVCTICQEEYSEAPNEMVICDKCGQGYHQLCHTPHIDSSVIDSDEKWLCRQCVFATTTKRGGALKKGPNAKALQVMKQTLPYSVADLEWDAGHKTNVQQCYCYCGGPGDWYLKMLQCCKCKQWFHEACVQCLQKPMLFGDRFYTFICSVCSSGPEYLKRLPLQWVDIAHLCLYNLSVIHKKKYFDSELELMTYINENWDRLHPGELADTPKSERYEHVLEALNDYKTMFMSGKEIKKKKHLFGLRIRVPPVPPNVAFKAEKEPEGTSHEFKIKGRKASKPISDSREVSNGIEKKGKKKSVGRPPGPYTRKMIQKTAEPPLDKESISENPTLDLPCSIGRTEGTAHSSNTSDVDFTGASSTKETTSSSISRHYGLSDSRKRTRTGRSWPAAIPHLRRRRGRLPRRALQTQNSEIVKDDEGKEDYQFDELNTEILNNLADQELQLNHLKNSITSYFGAAGRIACGEKYRVLARRVTLDGKVQYLVEWEGATAS; translated from the exons ATGGTCTGTACAATATGTCAAGAAGAGTATTCAGAAGCTCCCAATGAAATGGTTATATGTGATAAATGTGGCCAAG GATATCATCAGTTGTGTCACACACCTCATATTGATTCCAGTGTGATTGATTCAGATGAAAAATGGCTCTGTCGACAGTGTGtttttgcaacaacaacaaag AGGGGTGGTGCGCTTAAGAAAGGACCAAATGCCAAAGCATTGCAAGTCATGAAGCAGACATTACCCTACAGTGTGGCAGACCTTGAATGGGATGCAGGTCATAAGACCAATGTCCAACAATGTTATTGCTACTGTGGAGGCCCTGGAGA CTGGTATTTAAAGATGCTACAATGCTGCAAATGTAAGCAGTGGTTTCATGAGGCTTGTGTGCAATGCCTTCAAAAGCCAATGCTATTTGGAGACAG gtTTTATACGTTTATTTGCTCTGTCTGCAGTTCTGGACCAGAATACCTCAAACGTCTACCATTACAGTG GGTAGATATAGCACACCTATGCCTTTACAACCTAAGTGTTATTCACAAGAAGAAATACTTTGATTCTGAACTTGAGCTCATGACATATATTAATGAAAACTGGGATAGATTGCATCCTGGAGAG CTGGCAGACACACCAAAATCTGAAAGATATGAGCATGTTCTGGAGGCATTAAATGATTACAAGACCAT gtttATGtctgggaaagaaataaagaagaagaagcattTGTTTGGGTTGCGAATTCGTGTTCCTCCTGTGCCACCAAATGTGGCtttcaaagcagagaaagaacCTGAAGGAACATCccatgaatttaaaattaaaggcaGAAAGGCATCCAAACCTATATCTGATTCAAG GGAAGTAAGCAATggcatagaaaaaaaaggaaagaaaaaatcagtAGGTCGTCCACCTGGCCCATATACAAGAAAAATGATTCAGAAAACTGCTGAGCCACCTTTG gatAAGGAATCAATTTCAGAGAATCCTACCTTGGATTTACCTTGTTCTATAGG GAGAACTGAGGGAACTGCACATTCATCCAATACCTCAGATGTGGATTTCACGGGTGCTTCCAGTACAAAAGAAACTACCTCGTCTAGCATTTCCAGGCATTATGg ATTATCTGACTCCAGAAAAAGAACTCGTACAGGAAGATCTTGGCCTGCTGCAATACCACATTTACGGAGAAGAAGGGGTCGTCTTCCAAGAAGAGCACTCCAGACTCAGAACTCAGAAATTGTAAAAGATGATGAAGGCAAAGAAGATTACCAATTTGATGAACTCAACACAGAGATTTTGAATAACTTAGCAGATCAGGAGTTGCAACTCAATCATCTAAAAAACTCCATTACCAGTTATTTTGGTGCTGCAGGTAGAATAGCATGTGGTGAAAAATACCGAGTACTGGCTCGTCGGGTGACACTTGATGGAAAGGTGCAGTATCTTGTGGAATGGGAAGGAGCAACTGCATCCTGA
- the MTF2 gene encoding metal-response element-binding transcription factor 2 isoform X1, whose product MRDSTGAGNSLVHKRSPLRRNQKTPTSLTKLSLQDGHKVKKPACKFEEGQDVLARWSDGLFYLGTIKKINILKQSCFIIFEDSSKSWVLWKDIQTGATGSGEMVCTICQEEYSEAPNEMVICDKCGQGYHQLCHTPHIDSSVIDSDEKWLCRQCVFATTTKRGGALKKGPNAKALQVMKQTLPYSVADLEWDAGHKTNVQQCYCYCGGPGDWYLKMLQCCKCKQWFHEACVQCLQKPMLFGDRFYTFICSVCSSGPEYLKRLPLQWVDIAHLCLYNLSVIHKKKYFDSELELMTYINENWDRLHPGELADTPKSERYEHVLEALNDYKTMFMSGKEIKKKKHLFGLRIRVPPVPPNVAFKAEKEPEGTSHEFKIKGRKASKPISDSREVSNGIEKKGKKKSVGRPPGPYTRKMIQKTAEPPLDKESISENPTLDLPCSIGRTEGTAHSSNTSDVDFTGASSTKETTSSSISRHYGLSDSRKRTRTGRSWPAAIPHLRRRRGRLPRRALQTQNSEIVKDDEGKEDYQFDELNTEILNNLADQELQLNHLKNSITSYFGAAGRIACGEKYRVLARRVTLDGKVQYLVEWEGATAS is encoded by the exons AGACTCTACAGGGGCAGGTAATTCACTGGTCCACAAGCGGTCTCCTTTACGTCGAAACCAAAAGACCCCAACATCCTTGACCAAGCTGTCTTTACAGGATGGACATAAAGTCAAAAAGCCAGCATGTAAATTTGAAGAGGGTCAGGATGTCCTAGCTAGATGGTCAGATGGCTTGTTTTATCTTGGAACTATCAAAAAG ATAAACATATTGAAACAGAGCTGCTTCATCATATTTGAAGACAGTTCTAAATCCTGGGTTCTCTGGAAGGACATTCAAACAG GAGCCACTGGAAGTGGGGAAATGGTCTGTACAATATGTCAAGAAGAGTATTCAGAAGCTCCCAATGAAATGGTTATATGTGATAAATGTGGCCAAG GATATCATCAGTTGTGTCACACACCTCATATTGATTCCAGTGTGATTGATTCAGATGAAAAATGGCTCTGTCGACAGTGTGtttttgcaacaacaacaaag AGGGGTGGTGCGCTTAAGAAAGGACCAAATGCCAAAGCATTGCAAGTCATGAAGCAGACATTACCCTACAGTGTGGCAGACCTTGAATGGGATGCAGGTCATAAGACCAATGTCCAACAATGTTATTGCTACTGTGGAGGCCCTGGAGA CTGGTATTTAAAGATGCTACAATGCTGCAAATGTAAGCAGTGGTTTCATGAGGCTTGTGTGCAATGCCTTCAAAAGCCAATGCTATTTGGAGACAG gtTTTATACGTTTATTTGCTCTGTCTGCAGTTCTGGACCAGAATACCTCAAACGTCTACCATTACAGTG GGTAGATATAGCACACCTATGCCTTTACAACCTAAGTGTTATTCACAAGAAGAAATACTTTGATTCTGAACTTGAGCTCATGACATATATTAATGAAAACTGGGATAGATTGCATCCTGGAGAG CTGGCAGACACACCAAAATCTGAAAGATATGAGCATGTTCTGGAGGCATTAAATGATTACAAGACCAT gtttATGtctgggaaagaaataaagaagaagaagcattTGTTTGGGTTGCGAATTCGTGTTCCTCCTGTGCCACCAAATGTGGCtttcaaagcagagaaagaacCTGAAGGAACATCccatgaatttaaaattaaaggcaGAAAGGCATCCAAACCTATATCTGATTCAAG GGAAGTAAGCAATggcatagaaaaaaaaggaaagaaaaaatcagtAGGTCGTCCACCTGGCCCATATACAAGAAAAATGATTCAGAAAACTGCTGAGCCACCTTTG gatAAGGAATCAATTTCAGAGAATCCTACCTTGGATTTACCTTGTTCTATAGG GAGAACTGAGGGAACTGCACATTCATCCAATACCTCAGATGTGGATTTCACGGGTGCTTCCAGTACAAAAGAAACTACCTCGTCTAGCATTTCCAGGCATTATGg ATTATCTGACTCCAGAAAAAGAACTCGTACAGGAAGATCTTGGCCTGCTGCAATACCACATTTACGGAGAAGAAGGGGTCGTCTTCCAAGAAGAGCACTCCAGACTCAGAACTCAGAAATTGTAAAAGATGATGAAGGCAAAGAAGATTACCAATTTGATGAACTCAACACAGAGATTTTGAATAACTTAGCAGATCAGGAGTTGCAACTCAATCATCTAAAAAACTCCATTACCAGTTATTTTGGTGCTGCAGGTAGAATAGCATGTGGTGAAAAATACCGAGTACTGGCTCGTCGGGTGACACTTGATGGAAAGGTGCAGTATCTTGTGGAATGGGAAGGAGCAACTGCATCCTGA